In the genome of Nocardioides marmoribigeumensis, one region contains:
- a CDS encoding YiaA/YiaB family inner membrane protein, translated as MTTTPAPTKNTAAFFAQAGLSFGVALVGLIFAIIYLPVDPWIRAFLAMTALFLVSSSFTLAKVVRDAQDDKYLVNKVDEARLEKLLSEQDRFSVSSRRPASSGAAPS; from the coding sequence ATGACGACGACACCCGCTCCGACCAAGAACACCGCCGCCTTCTTCGCCCAGGCAGGCCTCTCCTTCGGCGTGGCCCTGGTGGGCCTGATCTTCGCGATCATCTACCTGCCGGTCGACCCCTGGATCCGCGCCTTCCTCGCCATGACCGCGCTGTTCCTGGTCTCCTCGTCCTTCACGCTGGCCAAGGTGGTCCGCGACGCGCAGGACGACAAGTACCTGGTCAACAAGGTCGACGAGGCCCGCCTGGAGAAGCTGCTCAGCGAGCAGGACCGCTTCTCGGTCAGCTCACGCCGGCCTGCATCATCTGGCGCAGCTCCTTCTTGA
- a CDS encoding phospholipase D-like domain-containing protein — MAVFGLQVLVALVLTVVDSYRRRGKRPKPFATRPPTDVAVGEGTLTSYTFGADLYDAMLDAIGRARQRVLLETYIWKGDEVGERFKQALYDAAARGVEVYAIYDGFANLVVSPRFKHFRPPIHVLRYPVYGAGIRFFDLRRYGRDHRKILVVDDEVAFVGGYNIGSAFATEWRDTHVSVTGPAVWDLTRAFADFWNLHRRGHHGGPLVVEAPSDWESRIRVQRNIPRLWMFPIRAMYLEAINRAARNIYLTQAYFIPDSDFADSLVRAAQRGVDVKILVPETSNHVVADWLSRGYYRELLAAGVEIWRFHGAMVHAKTATIDGSWSTVGTANIDRLSMTGNYEVNLEVIDPAMAQEMERIFEMDLRNADRLTLDVWESRPVQAKLTELFLAPLRPLL; from the coding sequence CTGGCGGTCTTCGGCCTCCAGGTGCTGGTCGCGCTGGTCCTCACGGTGGTCGACTCCTACCGGCGCCGCGGCAAGCGCCCCAAGCCGTTCGCGACCCGCCCGCCCACCGACGTCGCGGTCGGCGAGGGCACCCTGACCAGCTACACCTTCGGCGCGGACCTCTACGACGCGATGCTGGACGCCATCGGTCGCGCCCGGCAGCGGGTGCTGCTGGAGACCTACATCTGGAAGGGCGACGAGGTCGGCGAGCGCTTCAAGCAGGCGCTGTACGACGCCGCGGCCCGCGGGGTGGAGGTCTACGCGATCTACGACGGGTTCGCCAACCTCGTGGTCTCGCCGCGCTTCAAGCACTTCCGGCCGCCGATCCACGTGCTGCGCTACCCCGTCTACGGCGCCGGCATCCGGTTCTTCGACCTCCGGCGCTACGGACGCGACCACCGCAAGATCCTCGTCGTCGACGACGAGGTGGCGTTCGTCGGCGGCTACAACATCGGGTCGGCCTTCGCCACCGAGTGGCGCGACACCCACGTCTCGGTCACCGGACCCGCCGTGTGGGACCTGACCCGCGCGTTCGCGGACTTCTGGAACCTGCACCGCCGGGGCCACCACGGGGGGCCGCTCGTCGTCGAGGCGCCGTCGGACTGGGAGTCCCGGATCCGGGTCCAGCGCAACATCCCGCGGCTGTGGATGTTCCCGATCCGGGCGATGTACCTCGAGGCGATCAACCGCGCGGCGCGCAACATCTACCTCACCCAGGCCTACTTCATCCCCGACTCCGACTTCGCCGACAGCCTCGTGCGGGCCGCCCAGCGCGGGGTCGACGTCAAGATCCTGGTCCCGGAGACCTCCAACCACGTCGTCGCCGACTGGCTCTCGCGCGGCTACTACCGCGAGCTGCTCGCCGCGGGCGTGGAGATCTGGCGGTTCCACGGCGCGATGGTCCACGCCAAGACCGCCACGATCGACGGCAGCTGGTCGACGGTCGGCACCGCCAACATCGACCGGCTGTCGATGACCGGCAACTACGAGGTCAACCTCGAGGTGATCGACCCCGCGATGGCGCAGGAGATGGAGCGCATCTTCGAGATGGACCTGCGCAACGCCGACCGCCTCACCCTCGACGTGTGGGAGTCCCGCCCGGTGCAGGCCAAGCTCACCGAGCTCTTCCTCGCGCCGCTGCGGCCCCTGCTCTAG
- the uvrB gene encoding excinuclease ABC subunit UvrB, whose product MRPVTDLKRRVAPFEVISDYTPSGDQPTAIKDITARIQGGEQDVVLLGATGTGKTATVAWAVEQLQRPTLVMQPNKTLAAQFANELRQLLPNNAVEYFVSYYDYYQPEAYVPQTDTYIEKDSSINEEVERLRHSATNSLLTRRDVIVVSTVSCIYGLGTPQEYVDRMVRLRVGGEVDRDQLLRRLVEIQYTRNDHAFTRGTFRVRGDTLEVFPVYEEMAVRIELFGDEIERLMTLHPVTGEVLTEDEELYIFPATHYVAGPERMERAIRGIELELQDRLAEFERQGKLLEAQRLRMRTQYDIEMMRQVGSCAGIENYSMHIDGRSRGSAPNCLLDYFPEDFLLVVDESHVAVPQIGGMYEGDMSRKRNLVDHGFRLPSAMDNRPLRWEEFLDRIGQTIYLSATPGPYELDKVGGLDNVVEQIIRPTGLVDPEVVVKPTKGQIDDLIHEIRVRADRNERVLVTTLTKKMSEDLTDYLLEAGIRTRYLHSEVDTLRRIELLRELRMGEYDVLVGINLLREGLDLPEVSLVTILDADKEGFLRSDKSLIQTIGRAARNVSGQVIMYADKITPSMELAIEETNRRREKQVAYNKERGIDPQPLRKKIADITEMLAREEESTEELLQTWQTSTTGGKNKGQRSPTPALRKADIGHGRDLAGAPSSELAQLIQDLTDQMKAAAAELQFELAARLRDEIGDLKKELRQMMQAGVS is encoded by the coding sequence ATGAGGCCCGTCACCGATCTGAAGCGCCGCGTGGCGCCGTTCGAGGTCATCTCGGACTACACGCCGTCGGGCGACCAGCCGACGGCGATCAAGGACATCACCGCCCGCATCCAGGGCGGGGAGCAGGACGTCGTGCTGCTGGGCGCCACCGGCACCGGCAAGACCGCGACGGTCGCGTGGGCGGTCGAGCAGCTCCAGCGCCCCACGCTGGTCATGCAGCCCAACAAGACGCTGGCCGCGCAGTTCGCCAACGAGCTGCGCCAGCTGCTGCCCAACAATGCGGTGGAGTACTTCGTCTCCTACTACGACTACTACCAGCCCGAGGCCTACGTCCCCCAGACCGACACCTACATCGAGAAGGACTCCTCGATCAACGAGGAGGTCGAGCGGCTGCGGCACTCCGCGACCAACTCGCTGCTCACCCGACGCGACGTGATCGTGGTGTCCACGGTGTCCTGCATCTACGGTCTCGGCACCCCGCAGGAGTACGTCGACCGCATGGTCCGCCTGCGCGTGGGCGGCGAGGTCGACCGCGACCAGCTGCTCCGCCGGCTCGTGGAGATCCAGTACACCCGCAACGACCACGCCTTCACCCGCGGCACCTTCCGGGTCCGCGGCGACACCCTCGAGGTCTTCCCGGTCTACGAGGAGATGGCCGTCCGCATCGAGCTCTTCGGCGACGAGATCGAGCGGCTGATGACCCTGCACCCGGTGACGGGGGAGGTGCTCACCGAGGACGAGGAGCTCTACATCTTCCCGGCGACCCACTACGTCGCCGGCCCCGAGCGCATGGAGCGCGCGATCCGCGGCATCGAGCTCGAGCTCCAGGACCGGCTGGCCGAGTTCGAGCGCCAGGGCAAGCTGCTCGAGGCCCAGCGCCTGCGCATGCGCACGCAGTACGACATCGAGATGATGCGCCAGGTCGGCAGCTGCGCCGGCATCGAGAACTACTCGATGCACATCGACGGCCGCAGCCGGGGCTCGGCGCCCAACTGCTTGCTCGACTACTTCCCCGAGGACTTCCTCCTGGTGGTCGACGAGTCCCACGTGGCGGTGCCGCAGATCGGCGGGATGTACGAAGGCGACATGTCGCGCAAGCGCAACCTGGTCGACCACGGCTTCCGGCTGCCCAGCGCGATGGACAACCGCCCGCTGCGGTGGGAGGAGTTCCTCGACCGCATCGGCCAGACGATCTACCTCTCGGCCACCCCCGGCCCCTACGAGCTCGACAAGGTCGGCGGCCTCGACAACGTGGTCGAGCAGATCATCCGGCCGACCGGGCTGGTCGACCCCGAGGTGGTGGTCAAGCCGACCAAGGGCCAGATCGACGACCTGATCCACGAGATCCGGGTCCGCGCCGACCGCAACGAGCGGGTGCTGGTCACCACGCTGACCAAGAAGATGTCGGAGGACCTCACCGACTACCTCCTCGAGGCCGGCATCCGCACCCGCTACCTCCACAGCGAGGTGGACACCCTGCGCCGCATCGAGCTGCTGCGCGAGCTGCGCATGGGGGAGTACGACGTCCTGGTCGGCATCAACCTGCTGCGCGAGGGTCTCGACCTGCCCGAGGTCTCACTGGTGACGATCCTGGACGCCGACAAGGAGGGGTTCCTGCGCTCCGACAAGTCGCTCATCCAGACCATCGGTCGTGCGGCGCGCAACGTGTCCGGCCAGGTGATCATGTATGCCGACAAGATCACCCCCTCGATGGAGCTCGCGATCGAGGAGACCAACCGGCGGCGGGAGAAGCAGGTCGCCTACAACAAGGAGCGGGGCATCGACCCGCAGCCGCTGCGCAAGAAGATCGCCGACATCACCGAGATGCTCGCCCGCGAGGAAGAGAGCACCGAGGAGCTGCTGCAGACCTGGCAGACCAGCACCACCGGCGGCAAGAACAAGGGCCAGCGCTCCCCGACGCCCGCGCTGCGCAAGGCCGACATCGGCCACGGGCGCGACCTGGCCGGCGCACCGAGCAGCGAGCTCGCCCAGCTCATCCAGGACCTGACCGACCAGATGAAGGCCGCGGCCGCGGAGCTGCAGTTCGAGCTCGCCGCCCGGTTGCGCGACGAGATCGGGGACCTCAAGAAGGAGCTGCGCCAGATGATGCAGGCCGGCGTGAGCTGA
- a CDS encoding MlaD family protein, which produces MERKFILSGGGIVLALVLCVFYIFGSVLKTPLLEDAPTVKVEMPRTGGLFEGSQATFRGVRVGKVTKLDLGTEGVEATVKLSGGTEIPADSHVQVRSLSPVGEQYLDFQPADMKGPYLKDGSVIKADAVDLPKTLGSMAITLNKLIEQIQPKKVAIVLDEIATGLGGAERDLQTLVKDGSELLRTFDENWPVTERLLENGNVLLRIGTDNSADILRIARNSKLFAAWLRGYDPTLFRLLERAPGQLEELRRVVRDVRETLPQLLDPAITLSDVMAAHDPHIRELLVQFPRGFNALAGAIRNGAGHLDVIMQRTETCDYPTVRRSPRATTRRPLQDQGHCPKGLAFSQRGAQWAPGPVPVPAR; this is translated from the coding sequence ATGGAGCGCAAGTTCATCCTGAGCGGGGGCGGCATCGTGCTGGCCCTGGTGCTGTGCGTGTTCTACATCTTCGGCTCGGTGCTCAAGACCCCGCTGCTCGAGGACGCCCCGACGGTCAAGGTCGAGATGCCGCGCACCGGCGGTCTCTTCGAGGGCTCGCAGGCGACCTTCCGCGGCGTACGCGTCGGCAAGGTGACCAAGCTCGACCTCGGCACGGAGGGCGTCGAGGCGACGGTCAAGCTCTCCGGGGGCACCGAGATCCCCGCCGACAGCCACGTGCAGGTGCGCAGCCTCTCGCCGGTCGGGGAGCAGTACCTCGACTTCCAGCCGGCCGACATGAAGGGCCCCTACCTGAAGGACGGCAGCGTCATCAAGGCCGACGCGGTCGACCTGCCCAAGACCCTCGGCAGCATGGCGATCACGCTCAACAAGCTGATCGAGCAGATCCAGCCCAAGAAGGTCGCGATCGTCCTCGACGAGATCGCGACCGGGCTCGGCGGGGCCGAGCGCGACCTCCAGACCCTGGTCAAGGACGGCAGCGAGCTGCTGCGCACCTTCGACGAGAACTGGCCGGTGACCGAGCGCCTGCTCGAGAACGGCAACGTGCTGCTGCGCATCGGCACCGACAACTCGGCCGACATCCTCCGGATCGCGCGCAACAGCAAGCTGTTCGCCGCCTGGCTGCGTGGCTACGACCCGACGCTGTTCCGGCTGCTCGAACGGGCGCCGGGCCAGCTCGAGGAGCTGCGTCGCGTGGTCCGTGACGTCCGGGAGACCCTGCCGCAGCTGCTCGACCCCGCGATCACGCTCAGCGACGTGATGGCCGCCCACGACCCCCACATCCGGGAGCTGCTGGTGCAGTTCCCGCGCGGGTTCAACGCGTTGGCCGGGGCGATCCGCAACGGCGCCGGCCACCTCGACGTGATCATGCAGCGCACCGAGACCTGCGACTACCCGACGGTCCGGCGCAGCCCGCGCGCCACGACGCGACGTCCGCTCCAGGACCAGGGCCACTGCCCGAAGGGCCTGGCCTTCTCCCAGCGGGGGGCCCAGTGGGCGCCCGGACCCGTCCCGGTGCCGGCTCGATGA
- a CDS encoding MCE family protein, translating into MTRSPARRPRTASLLAALVALVLTTGLSACGPDYGDLPLPGSKVGGETYRLSAIFDEALNLAQGAQVKVNGVPVGRVQTVTAKDFKAKVVMDIKASAKLRHGSQARLRYDTPLGELFIQITPSRTGQPLEDGDALSHADTSTAPTVEDTLAAVSLLINGGGLEQLRTITDELNTALGGREPLVRDTLRRLTTFLAEANRSTRDIDRVLRSLSSTSKVLNARRGTINRALREVIPISRVLRGNTDDIIKLLKAVDDLSTTAKQVVGATKQNILAILRDLGPIMDAVLSTRSQLAPGLRNMIAAADFLDRTVEGDFLPLDATIKLDGTPGGPGGGPGGGPSQSPGPGGLPTALPTIPLPTKLPTILPGGGGGGGGGGGLLGGLSFRAMVQGTS; encoded by the coding sequence GTGACCCGCTCACCCGCCCGTCGCCCCCGCACGGCCTCGCTGCTCGCCGCCCTGGTCGCCCTCGTGCTGACCACCGGGCTGTCGGCGTGCGGGCCCGACTACGGCGACCTGCCGCTCCCCGGGTCCAAGGTCGGGGGCGAGACCTACCGGCTGAGCGCGATCTTCGACGAGGCCCTCAACCTCGCGCAGGGCGCCCAGGTCAAGGTCAACGGCGTCCCGGTGGGCCGGGTCCAGACCGTGACCGCCAAGGACTTCAAGGCCAAGGTCGTGATGGACATCAAGGCCTCGGCCAAGCTGCGCCACGGTTCCCAGGCGCGGCTGCGCTACGACACCCCGCTCGGGGAGCTGTTCATCCAGATCACGCCGTCGAGGACCGGTCAGCCGCTCGAGGACGGCGACGCGCTGTCCCACGCCGACACCAGCACCGCCCCGACGGTGGAGGACACCCTCGCGGCCGTGTCGCTGCTGATCAACGGCGGCGGGCTCGAGCAGCTGCGGACGATCACCGACGAGCTCAACACCGCCCTCGGGGGGCGCGAGCCGCTGGTGCGCGACACCCTTCGCCGGCTCACCACCTTCCTGGCCGAGGCCAACCGCAGCACCCGCGACATCGACCGGGTGCTCCGGTCGCTGTCGAGCACGTCCAAGGTGCTCAACGCGCGGCGGGGCACGATCAACCGGGCGCTGCGCGAGGTCATCCCGATCTCGCGGGTGCTGCGCGGCAACACCGACGACATCATCAAGCTGCTCAAGGCCGTGGACGACCTCTCGACGACGGCCAAGCAGGTCGTCGGGGCCACCAAGCAGAACATCCTGGCGATCCTGCGTGACCTCGGCCCGATCATGGACGCGGTCCTCTCGACCCGGTCCCAGCTCGCCCCGGGCCTGCGCAACATGATCGCGGCGGCCGACTTCCTCGACCGCACCGTCGAGGGCGACTTCCTCCCGCTCGACGCCACGATCAAGCTCGACGGCACCCCCGGCGGACCCGGCGGCGGACCTGGCGGCGGCCCGTCGCAGAGCCCCGGCCCCGGTGGCCTGCCGACGGCCCTCCCGACGATCCCGCTGCCCACCAAGCTGCCGACGATCCTGCCCGGCGGCGGCGGCGGCGGCGGCGGCGGGGGCGGCCTGCTCGGCGGCCTCAGCTTCCGCGCGATGGTCCAGGGGACGAGCTGA